The sequence AAAAATATGATTTCTCAAGAGATTAGGGTAAATGATATTGTGCCTATTGAGCCGTCTAAGATAGTTGCTGTTGAGACAAATTCTTTGATGGAATTTGAACCAGAAGACAATTATACTAAGATCATGGATGAATTGCTCAATAAATATTTTGAGTATAGTATGTATTATGCTTTAGTTGACTCTTTGGCGGCTGAGCACAGTGCTAGAATGCAAGCTATGGATAATGCAACAAACAATGCTAAACAACGCGTTAAACAGTTAAATCTTGCTTACAATAAAGCAAGACAAGAGTCTATTACCACTGAGCTTATCGAGATCATCAGTGGTGTTGAATCAATGAAATAAAAGGAGTATGAATGAAGGGTGTTATTAGTCAAGTTATGGGCCCTGTGGTCGATGTTGACTTTAATGACTACTTGCCAAAGATCAATGAAGCTATCGAAGTTTTCTTTGAGGTTGAGGGCAAGAAACATAAACTAATATTAGAAGTTGCTGCTCACCTAGGCGATAATAGAGTCAGAACGATCGCTATGGATATGAGTGAGGGCTTGACTCGTGGCTTAGAGGCTAAAGCACTTGGTGCACCTATTAGTGTGCCAGTTGGTGAAAAAGTTCTAGGTAGAATTTTTAACGTAGTTGGTGATTTGATCGACGAGGGCGAGGGTATAAATTTTGATAAGCATTGGTCTATCCACCGCGATCCTCCTCCATTTGAAGAGCAAAGTACGAAAAGTGAAATTTTTGAAACTGGTATCAAGGTAGTTGACCTTCTAGCTCCTTACGCAAAGGGTGGTAAAGTAGGCCTATTTGGTGGTGCTGGAGTTGGTAAAACGGTTATTATTATGGAGCTTATCCACAACGTTGCGTTTAAACACAGCGGTTACTCTGTATTTGCAGGCGTTGGTGAGAGAACTCGTGAAGGAAACGACCTTTATCATGAAATGAAAGAAAGTAATGTTTTGGATAAAGTTGCCTTGTGCTATGGTCAAATGAATGAGCCACCAGGAGCAAGAAACCGTATCGCACTAACTGGTCTTACAATGGCTGAGTACTTCCGTGATGAGATGGGACTTGACGTTTTGATGTTTATCGATAACATCTTCCGTTTCTCTCAATCAGGTGCAGAAATGTCAGCTCTACTTGGACGTATCCCATCAGCTGTTGGTTATCAGCCAACTCTTGCAAGTGAGATGGGTAAATTCCAAGAGAGAATCACATCAACTAAAAAAGGTTCAATCACATCTGTTCAAGCTGTTTACGTTCCTGCGGACGACCTTACGGATCCAGCTCCTGCTACTGTTTTTGCTCACCTTGATGCTACGACAGTTCTTAACAGATCGATCGCAGAGAAAGGTATCTATCCAGCTGTTGATCCGCTTGATTCTACTTCAAGAATGCTCGATCCTCAAATTTTAGGAGCAGATCACTATAAGGTAGCTCGCGGCGTTCAAGCTGTTCTCCAAAAATATAAAGATCTTCAAGATATCATCGCTATCCTTGGTATGGACGAGCTTAGCGAAGAAGATAAGTTAACAGTTGATAGAGCAAGAAAGATCGAGAGATTTTTATCTCAGCCATTCTTTGTTGCTGAAGTATTTACAGGTAGCCCTGGTAAATATGTAAGTCTTGACGAAAATATAGCTGGCTTTAAGGGAATTTTAGAGGGTAAATATGATCACTTACCAGAAGCAGCATTTTATATGGTTGGAAATATAGATGAGGCTTTAGCTAAAGCTGAGAAACTTAAGGCTTAAATTTAAAAAGGAAGCGTAATGGATAAATTACATTTAGAGATCGTAACTCCTCAAGGTCAGATATTTAATGATGACGTGAGCAGTGTAGTGCTTCCAGGTAGCGAGGGTGAGTTTGGTGTTTTACCAAACCATGCCTCATTAATATCTCTTTTAAAAGCAGGTATTATAGATATAGAACATAAAAATAAAAAACATGATGTTGTTGCGATTAACTGGGGCTATGCAAAGATTGACGAAGGTAAGGTAGTAATACTTGCTGACGGTGCGGTTTACGTCTCTGGTGATAGTGAAAGCGAGCTTGCAAATTCATTGGAAGCTGCTAGAAATTTGATAGAGAGCATGAGTAGTGATACAAATGCTTTTGCAGCAACTATATCTAAAATGGAAAATGTAGTGAGAACTAGATAAGTGGGCGGTATAGATTTATTTTTAAATTACATTCAAAGAAGCAGTTTTATTACAATTATTGTTTTAACTTGGCTGTCAATATATTTTATAGTTAGTTTCACAATTCTTTTTTCAAGAATGGCTGGTATTGGAGCTTGGCAAAAACGTGAGCAAAATGCACTTGAAGCACTGCTTATGGGTGCTAAAAATATTCCAAATGATTCGTCTTTGAGAAAATGTGCAAATGGAAGAATCTCAAGAGAAAAGCTAAATGTATGTATAAGCATAGCCGAGAAAAATGCTACAAGTGGGCTGACATGGCTAAGCGTAATAGCATCTACTTCGCCTTTTATCGGTCTTTTTGGAACCGTTGTTTCTATTTTAGAGACATTTTCACAACTTGGAAATGGTGGAGGTTCATCACTTGGTATTATCGCTCCAGCTATTTCAGAAGCACTTGTTGCAACTGGTTGTGGAATTTTTGTTGCGATCCCAGCATATACATTTAACTTACTCATAAAAAGAAAAGCTTATGAATTAATGAGTGTTATTGAGCGTCAGGCTGATGTAATGATAGCACTTAAAAAAGATGATGAGATACTATAAATGGCTGCTAAATTTACCGATGAGACACCAGAGCTAAATATAACTCCTCTTGTTGATATTATGCTTGTTTTACTAGCCATTTTAATGGTTACTATGCCAACCATAACATATCAAGAGGATATTACTCTTCCGGATGGTTCAAAGGCAAAAACTTCAACATCTAAGCAAAAAGACCTTATAGTATCTATAAATTCGCAAGGACAAGTTAGAGTTGATCAGAGTACTATGAGCCTTGCTGAGTTTCCTGATAATATCGCATTAATGAGTACAAAATACGATAAAACCTCGCCTATCTATATAAAAGCTGATAAAAATTTAAAATACGATGATGTTATGTTTGTATTAAAGACTTTGAAAGGTGCTGGTTTTAATAAAGTAGCTTTAGAGACAAACGGTTAAAATGTCAAATAAAGTTAAATTTCCAACGCTTAGTTCATTTCTTGTAGCATCTTGTATTTACGTTATTATTATACTTGTTTTGTTTATAAAGCTTACTTTTTTTGCAGAACCTCCTAAAAAATATACCGATGATAAAGATGCTATTATGGATGTGGTTATGGTTGATAGAGAAGTCGATCAAACCATTAAAGCTCCAAAACAAGCAGATGAAGTAGTTAAAGAGACAAAGCCTGAACCAAAAAAGGAGTCAGAAGAAGATAAGCAAGAGACTACAAATAAGCCTGTTATACCAGATGAGCCATTGCCTACCCCAAGCTTACCAATTCCTCCAAAAGAGGAACCAAAACCTGAGCCTAAAAAACCAGAACCAAAACCAGAAATTTTAAAACCAAGTGAAGAGCCTAAAGAAGATGTTAAGCCAGAGCCAAAACCTGAGCCTAAACCTACGCCAAAGCCAGTTGAAAAGCCAAAACCAAAAGAGCCAAATATAAAAGATCTCTTTAGCGACATAGATTCGACTAAGCTTAAAAAAGATGATGGCATAAAAAAGGCTGAGAATAAAGTGCAAAGTCGCAAAAAAAGCGAGGCTTCTAGCTCAAAAGCTGCAAAAGAGGCTAGCGACATCATCAAGAGCCTAAAGATAGATCAAAACCCAACAGCTCCAAAGTCACAAATGACCGGCACTTATGATCCATTGATGGGAGCCATAACAAAGCAAATTCAAAGAAGATGGCAAAGCTATAAAGCTGACTCTGCAAATCTTGCCAAAGTAAAGGTTATGATAGATCAAAGTGGAAATTTTAGCTATGAAATTTTAGAGCTATCATATAATGAAGAGTTTAATGCAAAGGTTAGAGAGTGCCTGGAAAAGCTTACTGCAGAGAAATTTCCATTTAATCCAGACAAAAGTACTACTTTTAATTTAAATTTAGAAGATAAAATAAACTAAAATTTATAAATTTACGGAGTAGAGATGAAGAAAATTTTTCTTTTTTTTTGCGTTGCTCTAGGGCTTTATGCTGCTGATGCGACGATATCTGTTATAAACCAAGGTGTTGCTTTGCCAAAGATAGCTTTGCAAGATGCAACTACAGCTGTTAGTGATGCAGGCTTTAAAGATAAATTCTTTAAGATCATGCTAGGTGACTTGAAAGTTAGCTCAGACTTTGAGGTTATCGAAGATCACGTGCCTTCAACCTACGAGGGAACAGCAGCTACAAATACAATGAGCGACAAAGGTGTTGAGCTTATCTTTAGATATGCACTTGAAGGCTCTATGGGCTCGCCTCTTACTTTAAGAGTAAAACTGATAAACGCTAAAACAGCAACTACAAGATATGAGAAGGTTTATACTATGCCAGATGGCGCAAAGTATCCGTTTTTGGCGCATAAAAGTATAGTTGAGCTTACTAATGAACTAAATTTACCACCAGTTGGCTGGATGGAAAAATTTATTATTCTTTCAAAATATACTTCAGCTCGCCAAAGCTCTATCATAGTTGCTGATTATACACTTACATATCAAAAGACCATAGTAAGTGGCGGTCTAAACATTTTCCCAAAATGGGCTGGAGCCGATCAAAGTAAATTTTATTATACATCTTACATAAATAATAAGCCAACTTTATTTAGATATGATCTAAATTCTGGCACAAAAACAAAGATAATTGATAGCATTGGCATGCTTATAGCCTCAGATGTTAGTAAAGATGGAAGTAAAATTTTATTAACCATGGCACCAAAAGATCAGCCAGATATTTTTATCTATAATACAAATAGTAAAAGTTTGACGCAGATTACCAATTATCCAGGTATAGATGTAAATGGAAATTTTGTAGATAATGATAGTAAGATAGTTTTTGTATCAGATAGGCTTGGTTATCCCAACGTTTTTGCAACTCCTGCGATTTCTGGCGGAAGCGTTGAACAAATGGTATTTCATGGTAAAAATAATAACTCTGTAAGTACATTTGAAAATTATGTTGTTTATTCAAGCAGGGAAGCAAGCGGTAGTTTTAATATATATCTAATTTCAACTCAAACGGATTTTATACGCCAGCTTACAGCAAATGGCAAAAATAACTATCCAAGATTCTCAAGCGATGGGCAAAGTGTCGTCTTTATAAAAGAGCTTGGTGGTCAAAGTTCACTAGGGGTTGTTAGGCTAAATGAAAACAGAAGTTTTCAGTTTCCTTTAAAAGTAGGAAAAATTCAATCTATAGATTGGTAAGATTCTGATAAAATTTAAAATTTTTGTGATATAATTCGACCAAATTTCTAAAAAAGGATAAGGAATGAAAAAAGTAGTTCTAGCAAGTGTTGCAGTTGCAACTTTATTGTTGAGCGGTTGTAGCTCAAAAAACCCTGAAGTTGATATGAATTCAAATTCAAATCAATCTGCAGACAATTCAGGTAGCATGAGCGATGCTGATAGATTAGCAGCTCTTATTGCTAACATCGAGAGTCAAGTTAAAAGTGTATACTTTGACTTTGATAAATTTAATATCAAAGCTGATCAACAAGGCGTTGTTAGCTCAAATGCATCAGTATTTAACCAAGCTGACGCTCAAGCTCTTTCTATAAAAGTAGAAGGTAACTGCGATGAGTGGGGTACAGATGAGTATAACTATGCCCTTGGTTTAAAACGTGCTAAAAGCGCTAAAGATGCTCTTGTAAGAAATGGCGTTAGTGCTGATAGAATCGCTGTAGTTAGCTTTGGTGAAAGCAATCCAGTTTGCACAGATAAAACAAAAGCTTGCGATGCTCAAAATAGACGTGCAGATTTCAAAGTACTTCCATAATTTATAATTAAATAATAATGAACAAAAAATCAATTATAGTGGCTCTGATTGGAGCCACTATTTCTATTACCTCCGGCCAAGAGATTTCAGCTTTTGATGCAGGCAATATGGATAGTGCGAATCCATATGGTCTAACCGACAATGAAAAAGTTACCCTAAATAATAAGCGAAGTGTTCAAAATATTGAAGAGAATATGAATAGTGTTTTAGAACAACTTCAAGGTTTGCAAAGCTTGTTTGAGAGCATGAGTGCTAGAATGAATAAGCTTGAGCAAAGAATAAATGATATAGAGACGAAGGTAAATGGTGGCATAAGTGATTCTGGTGTAAGTTTGACATCATTGAAGGCTTATGTTGATGAAACTAGAGATATACAAGACAAAAACTACAAAAATATTACTGCTGCCTTAAATAAATTAGGTGCAATAATGGATAAAAATGCTGCCCAACCAAAGCAAAATGCAAATCCAAAACAACAAAGTAAGCCAACTTCAAATTTTAGTGGAAAAAGCGATAAAGATATTTTGGCTGATGGCATTAAACTTCTAAATTCTGGCAATAGTACAGAAGCAGCTGAATATTTTGAATATTTAAATAAAAAAGGCTATAAAACTGGTGCAACAAATTATTATTTAGGTGAAGTTGCTTACAGTCAAAAATCATACAGTACAGCTATACAATACTATAAAAAAAGCATACAGAACGAAGATAAGGCTGACTATACACTAAAACTTCTATATCACACAGCTATAAGCTTTGATAAGATAGGTGACACGCAAAGTGCAAATAGATTTTATAAGGCTTTAAAAGTCGGTTATCCAGATAGTAAAGAAGCCAAAGCCTCTCCCAATAGAAACTAAATTTTAATCTTTTTTAGATATAATCCCACATTAATCAAAAAACCAAATCTAAGGAGATTATTGTGAGTAAAGATCAAGTTATAACTATGTTTTACGAACTAAAAGATGCTAATACTGGTGAAATTTTAGAGTCAAACATGCAAGAAGGTGGCCAAATTTCGTTTATAACAGGGCATGGCCATATTATAGAAAAGCTTGAAGAAGAAGTAAGCAAATTAAAATCAGGCGAAAGAGCAACTATAAGCGTAAAGGCAGCAGAGGGTTGTGGTGAATATAATAACGAAGCCATTCAGTCGTTACCAAAAGAGCAATTTGCTGGTATAGATTTACATGAAGGAATGGAGCTTTTTGGTCAAAATGAGGATGGCTCAAGTGTTCGTGTCATTGTTAAAGAGATCAAAGATGACGAAGTAACAGTTGATTTTAATCACCCATATGCTGGTAAAGATTTACTATTTAATGTTGAAGTTTTAGAAGTTAGAGATGCGACAGAAGATGAAAAAGCAACAGGCATGGTAGCTGGGGCTCATACTTGCGGTTGCGGTGGTCACGATCATGAGCATGAACATGAGTGCTGCGGTGGTCATGGACACGGACACGAGGATGGCGGTTGCGGTTGCGGTGGACACGGACATCACCATCACTAAGAAGCTAAAATGAAAAAATTTGCTTTTGTTTTTGCGGGCCAAGGCTCGCAAAGTATTGGTATGGGAAAAGACTTTTACGAAAATTTTTCTACTGCTAAACTGCTTTTAAATGATGCTTGTAATGACACTGGCATTGATTACGAGGAGCTTTTATTTACACAAAACGATAAGTTAGATAAAACAGAATTTACTCAGCCAGCTATCGTTTTAAACTCACTAATGACTTATTTGGCTTTTTCAAATTTTATTAAAGAAAAACCAGAATTTAGTCTTGGACACTCACTTGGAGAATTTACCGCTCTTGCAGTTAGCGAAGCATTTAATTTTATTGATGCGATTAGGCTTGTAAATTTACGTGGTAAATTTATGCAAGAGGCTTGTGTTGGTAAAGATGCTGGTATGATGGTAGTCCTCGGACTTAGTGATGAAGTGGTTGAAGAAATTTGTAAAAAAGCAAGAGAAGAAGGTTTACAAATTTATGCTGCAAACTACAACTGCGATGGACAAATCGTTGTCGCTGGTGTAAGAGCTGATCTTGCTAGCTATGAAGCAAAATTTAAAGAAGCTGGCGCAAAAAGAGCAATGCTTTTAAATATGTCAGTAGCAAGTCATTGTCCGATACTTGAGCCAGCTAGTGTTAGACTGGCAAGCGAGCTTGAGAGTACTTTGGCTACCAAATTTTCTCCTGTTGTCTCAAATGTAAATGCTAAAATTTATACCGATAAAAGTGAAGCACTAGTCCTACTAAAAGAGCAGCTAATAAAACCAGTTTGCTATAAACAAAGCATTAAAAACTATGAAAACGATGTTGATTGTTTTATCGAGCTTGGTGCTGCGACGTTAAAGGGCATCAATAAAAAAATTACCGAAAAGCCAACTTATAGTATTACTGATATGGCAAGTCTTGAAGAAGTTGTGAAAATTTTGGAGGAGAGATGATAGCGATACTTGGAGCTATGCAAGAGGAGATAACGCCGATTCTTGAAATGGTTGGTGAATATAAAACTGTTCAATATGCAAATAATAAATTTTACTTAGCAAACTACAAAGGAAAAGAGCTAGTCATTGCCTATTCAAAGATAGGCAAGGTAAATGCAGCCATAACGGCAACTTTAATGATAGAAAAATTTAAGGCCTCAAAGTTGCTCTTTACCGGCGTAGCTGGCTCGCTTGATGAGAGTTTAAAAATAGGCGATATGCTTTATGCTACTAGCTTAGTGCAACATGATCTTGATATCACGGCTTTTGGCCATCCTTATGGCTATGTGCCAGGCACAAGTATATTTGTCAAAAGCGATGAAGGACTAAATGAACTGGCAAAAAAGATAGCTGATAAAAAAGATATGAGCTTAAGCGCTGGTATTATTGCGACCGGAGATCAGTTTATTTGCGATAATGAAAAGAAAGCTTGGATTAAAAAGATATTTAATGCGAGTGCTACCGAGATGGAAGGTGCTAGCGTTGCACTAGTTTGCGAAACACTTGGTGTGCCATTTTTTATACTAAGAGCTATCAGCGATGGAGCTGGTGATGCAGCAGAGTTTGACTTTGATAAATTTTTGCAAGATTCAGCAAATGTTAGTGCAAAATTTATACTTGAAATGGTAGAAAATTTATGATAGAGCTTAGTAAAAGGCTTCTTAGGCAAGTTGGTCAGACAAATGCCAGATACAAGATGATAGAGGGCGGAGATAAGATATTGCTTGGCCTTAGTGGCGGTAAAGATAGCCTCGCACTCGCTCACGTACTAAAGCATATTCAAAACGTCACACCTGAGAAATTTGAGTTTAAAGCAGTAACTCTAAGTTATGGCATGGGTGAGGACTATGCTTATCTTACGAAGCATTGCAATGAGCACGGAATAGAGCATGAAGTGATAGATAGCTCAATCTTTGAAATTTCAAAAGAGAAAATCCGTAAGAATTCCAGTTTTTGTAGTTTCTTTTCTCGTATGAGAAGAGGTTATCTTTATACTTACGCTTTAAAGCATGGTTTTAATAAACTCGCGATTGCTCATCATTTAGATGATGCAGCGGAGAGCTTTTTTATGAACTTTACCTATAATGGTGTACTAAGGACGCTTGCTCCAAAATATACTGCAAAAAATGGCATTACAGTTATTAGACCGTTTATCTTCGTTCGCGAGAGACAGCTTCGCGAAAATGCTATCAAAAACGAATTGAGAGTCATCGGTGACGAAGCATGCCCTGCAATGAGATTTGACGTGAAGATGCCGCATGCTAGATATGAAACCAAACAGCTTTTAGCGACTTTAGAAAAAGAAAATCCAAAACTTTTTACTTCGCTAAAAGCAGCATTTGAAAATATTCATACTGATACTTTTTTTGCTCTCAATAGCAGTAGTGAAGAGTAAAATTTTACTTGCTTTTTGGGACTAATCCCAAGAAGCAAGCTATAAATATTTCTATTTTAATTAGCTCGTATCAAAATAAATAAAAAATGTATGAATTGATAAAATTTTTGCACTTGTGCATAAATCAAAACTGTCATATACAACAAATACAAAAGCATTTAGTGCAAAAAGCTACTGGCTAGAATTTTTATAACTTAGAAAATTGAGGCTTAAAAAATCATCATAATAGAGTTTAAAGTCCGTCAAGTAAAATTTTATAAAGACGGTTTATCTCATCGTCATTTAGCTCGATCGTACTTTTTGTATCAAACAAATTTTTGATCTTGCTAGTGTCAAATTCGCTCCTATCAAGGCAGTGCTTGTGAGAGGGTAAAAAACCACGAGTTAAGCAAAGCTCGCTCTCTATCTCCTCGTCGCAGATGAAGCACTCAAGCTCGCTGTGAAGCCTACCTTCATACTCTAAAATTTTAACGTAGCTTTCGATGATAAGGCGTTTTGGATTTTGTAGCTGCATCTGTTTGGCGCAGCGATCAAGCTCATTAAAATAAATTTCATCGAGCTGCTCGACCTCTTTTAGATGATCATAAAGTAGGCGCATGAACTGCTGCCAAATGATGAGCTTATCGCGCTCTAGTAGCCATTTAAAGCCAAGGTGAAGTATGCTTCTAAGCTTTGGTAGAAATTTCGCCTCTTGCTCTAGCTCAAAGTCAATCTTATAGCCAGTCATGATATTTGAGTGGCGTGCGCCAAAAAATCTATACGACTTTACGAGCAAATTTGGTGTTAGCACAAAGACTAAAAGGTCCTCGTCTCTGACCTTTTGCACACGCAGGATGTAGCCTTGCATCTAGGCAAAAAACTCCCTTATGCGCTCTCTCATCGCTGTCACGTCTTTGATGAAATTTATATCGTTTCTAAAGGTTGTTGCACCGTCGATGCCCTTGCTGTACTGATGCAAATGCTTTCTAAATATGCAAAGTCCGTGCTCGCCGTAGTGCTCGATCATAGCGTCGAAGTGAGCCAGTATGATCTCTTGTTTTAGCGTCTTATCCACGCTATTTCTAGTCTTTATCTCGTGAAATATCCAAGGGTTGCCGATGCTTGCTCTGCCGATCATTAGGGCGTCACACTTTGTAAGGTTTAAAATTTCATCTGCATTTTGTGCATTTATATCGCCATTTGCAACGACTGGAATTTTTACACTCGCCTTTACTCTAGCGATCGCTTCGTAATCAACCTTTGCGCTGTATCCCCCAGCTCTGGTTCGACCATGTACCGCGATGTAGTTTGCGCCGGCTTCTTCGCATGCTTTTGCTATCTTTTCTTCATTTTTGTCGTTAAAACCAAGTCTAAATTTAACGCTTAGGCTCTCTTTGTTTGAGACACTTTTTATGGCTGAGATTATATTTTGAAGTTTGTCAAGATCATTTAACAAAGCCGATCCCGCACCTTGTCTAACGACCTTTGGCACAGGGCAGCCGCAGTTTAGATCGAGCCCATAAATCCCATCAAATTTATTGATTATCTTTACGGCTTTTTTTATATTTTCTATGTCACTGCCAGCTATCTGGACGACGTATGGCTCTTCGTTTGAGGATTTTTTAAGCATTTCAAGAGTTTTGTCACTACTCTCATAGACCAAGGCATTTGCGCTGATCATCTCGCTAACAGTGACATCACAGCCAAATTTCTTAACTACGCTTCTTAGTGGCAAGTCAGAAAAGCCAGCAAGAGGTGCTAAGAAAAGTGGCTTTTTGCTAAAGTCTATCATTTAAAAAATAACGAGCTAGGCACCATTTTGCCGTTATCTCGTAAAAACAGCAAGACCTTTATCTCTTTAAACTCATCTGGGTCGCTACCTTCGATAGCCTCTCTTACTTTATCAAGCATCTGAAGCTCAAATAGCGCATATACGTAAGCCTCATCAGCATCAGCATGGATGCTTTTTAGCTTCTCAAAGATGCCGATAAATGCGTCTGGTTTTAGCTTATTTTTAAGCATTATGGCTGCTTTGTCGTATTGAGTTTTTGTCACTTTTACGTTGTTTAAAAGATCAAAAATTTCATCACTGCTTAGATCGATCTCGTCATTTACAAATCGGGTAATAATAAGCATTATATCTTCACTTGCTAGCTCAAAATTTAATCTTTTGATTTCGCTAAAAGAAGCTACTTTTATGAGTTTATCAAATGCAGCTTTTTTAAGGCTCTCGTTTTGATCTTGATTTTTAAGTATGTCAAGATAATAAGTAGGTAGTTGCTCGATTTTATTTAGCTCATTTAGGATATTCAACTTGCTATCTTTTGCTAGTCTAAATTTCTTTAGATCGACGATCTCTTTATTTTTTATACTTTTTATAGTTTGTAAGATATTGTTTATCTCGGCATCATCTACACCGACATCTTTAAGCTCGCCTACTGGTGAGATAGAACGAGTAAGCTGTGAGGCGATCTTGTAAGTGTCGGTTTTAAAGTCTTTATTGCTCTCAAAGCCAAGAAGCGTCTCTTTGGCTAAATCTTTATAAAGCTGGCTATCTTTTTTGATCCATTTTTTATATCTATAAAAAGCATATCCATGATAAGCGA comes from Campylobacter concisus and encodes:
- a CDS encoding MotA/TolQ/ExbB proton channel family protein; translation: MGGIDLFLNYIQRSSFITIIVLTWLSIYFIVSFTILFSRMAGIGAWQKREQNALEALLMGAKNIPNDSSLRKCANGRISREKLNVCISIAEKNATSGLTWLSVIASTSPFIGLFGTVVSILETFSQLGNGGGSSLGIIAPAISEALVATGCGIFVAIPAYTFNLLIKRKAYELMSVIERQADVMIALKKDDEIL
- a CDS encoding biopolymer transporter ExbD, translated to MAAKFTDETPELNITPLVDIMLVLLAILMVTMPTITYQEDITLPDGSKAKTSTSKQKDLIVSINSQGQVRVDQSTMSLAEFPDNIALMSTKYDKTSPIYIKADKNLKYDDVMFVLKTLKGAGFNKVALETNG
- the fabD gene encoding ACP S-malonyltransferase is translated as MKKFAFVFAGQGSQSIGMGKDFYENFSTAKLLLNDACNDTGIDYEELLFTQNDKLDKTEFTQPAIVLNSLMTYLAFSNFIKEKPEFSLGHSLGEFTALAVSEAFNFIDAIRLVNLRGKFMQEACVGKDAGMMVVLGLSDEVVEEICKKAREEGLQIYAANYNCDGQIVVAGVRADLASYEAKFKEAGAKRAMLLNMSVASHCPILEPASVRLASELESTLATKFSPVVSNVNAKIYTDKSEALVLLKEQLIKPVCYKQSIKNYENDVDCFIELGAATLKGINKKITEKPTYSITDMASLEEVVKILEER
- a CDS encoding TonB C-terminal domain-containing protein, with protein sequence MSNKVKFPTLSSFLVASCIYVIIILVLFIKLTFFAEPPKKYTDDKDAIMDVVMVDREVDQTIKAPKQADEVVKETKPEPKKESEEDKQETTNKPVIPDEPLPTPSLPIPPKEEPKPEPKKPEPKPEILKPSEEPKEDVKPEPKPEPKPTPKPVEKPKPKEPNIKDLFSDIDSTKLKKDDGIKKAENKVQSRKKSEASSSKAAKEASDIIKSLKIDQNPTAPKSQMTGTYDPLMGAITKQIQRRWQSYKADSANLAKVKVMIDQSGNFSYEILELSYNEEFNAKVRECLEKLTAEKFPFNPDKSTTFNLNLEDKIN
- the tolB gene encoding Tol-Pal system protein TolB, with amino-acid sequence MKKIFLFFCVALGLYAADATISVINQGVALPKIALQDATTAVSDAGFKDKFFKIMLGDLKVSSDFEVIEDHVPSTYEGTAATNTMSDKGVELIFRYALEGSMGSPLTLRVKLINAKTATTRYEKVYTMPDGAKYPFLAHKSIVELTNELNLPPVGWMEKFIILSKYTSARQSSIIVADYTLTYQKTIVSGGLNIFPKWAGADQSKFYYTSYINNKPTLFRYDLNSGTKTKIIDSIGMLIASDVSKDGSKILLTMAPKDQPDIFIYNTNSKSLTQITNYPGIDVNGNFVDNDSKIVFVSDRLGYPNVFATPAISGGSVEQMVFHGKNNNSVSTFENYVVYSSREASGSFNIYLISTQTDFIRQLTANGKNNYPRFSSDGQSVVFIKELGGQSSLGVVRLNENRSFQFPLKVGKIQSIDW
- a CDS encoding tetratricopeptide repeat protein; the encoded protein is MNKKSIIVALIGATISITSGQEISAFDAGNMDSANPYGLTDNEKVTLNNKRSVQNIEENMNSVLEQLQGLQSLFESMSARMNKLEQRINDIETKVNGGISDSGVSLTSLKAYVDETRDIQDKNYKNITAALNKLGAIMDKNAAQPKQNANPKQQSKPTSNFSGKSDKDILADGIKLLNSGNSTEAAEYFEYLNKKGYKTGATNYYLGEVAYSQKSYSTAIQYYKKSIQNEDKADYTLKLLYHTAISFDKIGDTQSANRFYKALKVGYPDSKEAKASPNRN
- a CDS encoding OmpA family protein — protein: MKKVVLASVAVATLLLSGCSSKNPEVDMNSNSNQSADNSGSMSDADRLAALIANIESQVKSVYFDFDKFNIKADQQGVVSSNASVFNQADAQALSIKVEGNCDEWGTDEYNYALGLKRAKSAKDALVRNGVSADRIAVVSFGESNPVCTDKTKACDAQNRRADFKVLP
- a CDS encoding FKBP-type peptidyl-prolyl cis-trans isomerase, which produces MIVSKDQVITMFYELKDANTGEILESNMQEGGQISFITGHGHIIEKLEEEVSKLKSGERATISVKAAEGCGEYNNEAIQSLPKEQFAGIDLHEGMELFGQNEDGSSVRVIVKEIKDDEVTVDFNHPYAGKDLLFNVEVLEVRDATEDEKATGMVAGAHTCGCGGHDHEHEHECCGGHGHGHEDGGCGCGGHGHHHH
- the atpC gene encoding ATP synthase F1 subunit epsilon; protein product: MDKLHLEIVTPQGQIFNDDVSSVVLPGSEGEFGVLPNHASLISLLKAGIIDIEHKNKKHDVVAINWGYAKIDEGKVVILADGAVYVSGDSESELANSLEAARNLIESMSSDTNAFAATISKMENVVRTR
- a CDS encoding 5'-methylthioadenosine/adenosylhomocysteine nucleosidase, which produces MIAILGAMQEEITPILEMVGEYKTVQYANNKFYLANYKGKELVIAYSKIGKVNAAITATLMIEKFKASKLLFTGVAGSLDESLKIGDMLYATSLVQHDLDITAFGHPYGYVPGTSIFVKSDEGLNELAKKIADKKDMSLSAGIIATGDQFICDNEKKAWIKKIFNASATEMEGASVALVCETLGVPFFILRAISDGAGDAAEFDFDKFLQDSANVSAKFILEMVENL
- the atpD gene encoding F0F1 ATP synthase subunit beta; protein product: MKGVISQVMGPVVDVDFNDYLPKINEAIEVFFEVEGKKHKLILEVAAHLGDNRVRTIAMDMSEGLTRGLEAKALGAPISVPVGEKVLGRIFNVVGDLIDEGEGINFDKHWSIHRDPPPFEEQSTKSEIFETGIKVVDLLAPYAKGGKVGLFGGAGVGKTVIIMELIHNVAFKHSGYSVFAGVGERTREGNDLYHEMKESNVLDKVALCYGQMNEPPGARNRIALTGLTMAEYFRDEMGLDVLMFIDNIFRFSQSGAEMSALLGRIPSAVGYQPTLASEMGKFQERITSTKKGSITSVQAVYVPADDLTDPAPATVFAHLDATTVLNRSIAEKGIYPAVDPLDSTSRMLDPQILGADHYKVARGVQAVLQKYKDLQDIIAILGMDELSEEDKLTVDRARKIERFLSQPFFVAEVFTGSPGKYVSLDENIAGFKGILEGKYDHLPEAAFYMVGNIDEALAKAEKLKA